A genome region from Streptomyces xanthophaeus includes the following:
- a CDS encoding SpoIIE family protein phosphatase, whose product MWAEGAGPRPLFGEDADEVVAAALAGDPSDVDRLVREYRLLRQVLDGARAGIALLDTDLRYLYVSPHMAVMNGLPAEALLGRTLNEVLPDVERPDEVLHEVLRDGEPRELVLEGRTLADSPYESRVWRGTYHRLEEDGRVLGLAGIGLEVSAPRERQRELSRTNRRLLLLDTAAVRVGTTLDLDTTCRELTEFLVPGLADAASVELIPREGPGGELPDGGALRLRRVAVASVRELSPRVRALGAAGEYVDYQPGSAVRQCLESGEPWLGNFSSDEAFSRAAPSADRVSAYRDAGIHSGVVVPLIAQDRPIGTLTLVRAGDSPAFGREDVVVARTLAERAAASLAKAERFAREQGMALELQQALLSEPTFPHGDLEVASRYLPSGTGVLVGGDWFDCLALPGGRTLLVMGDVMGHGVEAAVAMSHYRSLVRALAASGHPPADILCEADHVVFAGGLDRVATCLLVLVDHAAGTCVHASAGHLPAMVIGRGQGPFLAPVPVGPPLGTGYGRYEAASFVLRPGCVLMMFTDGLVERRGEDIDASLRRLTGIPLLVDGALNEVIDTVLAALRVTDAEDDVTVLAARTTGRPGP is encoded by the coding sequence ATGTGGGCTGAGGGTGCCGGCCCGCGTCCGCTGTTCGGCGAGGACGCGGACGAGGTGGTCGCCGCCGCCCTGGCGGGTGATCCGTCCGATGTGGACCGGCTGGTGCGCGAGTACCGGCTGCTGCGGCAGGTCCTCGACGGGGCCCGGGCGGGGATCGCCCTGCTCGACACCGACCTGCGCTACCTGTACGTCAGCCCGCACATGGCCGTCATGAACGGCCTGCCCGCCGAGGCGCTGCTGGGGCGGACGCTGAACGAGGTGCTGCCGGACGTCGAGCGACCCGACGAGGTGCTGCACGAGGTGCTGCGGGACGGCGAACCCCGGGAGCTGGTCCTGGAGGGCCGCACGCTGGCCGATTCCCCGTACGAGTCGCGGGTGTGGCGGGGGACCTACCACCGGCTGGAGGAGGACGGGCGGGTGCTGGGGCTGGCGGGCATCGGCCTGGAGGTCAGCGCCCCCAGGGAGCGGCAGCGGGAGCTGTCGCGCACCAACCGGCGCCTCCTGCTGCTGGACACCGCCGCGGTGCGGGTCGGCACCACCCTCGATCTGGACACCACGTGTCGTGAGCTGACCGAGTTCCTGGTGCCCGGGCTGGCCGACGCGGCGAGCGTGGAGCTCATCCCGCGGGAGGGGCCGGGCGGGGAGCTGCCCGACGGCGGGGCCCTGCGACTGCGGCGGGTCGCGGTGGCCTCGGTACGGGAGCTCTCGCCGCGGGTGCGGGCGCTCGGCGCGGCCGGGGAGTACGTGGACTACCAGCCCGGTTCGGCGGTCAGGCAGTGCCTGGAGAGCGGCGAGCCGTGGCTGGGCAACTTCTCCTCCGACGAGGCCTTCAGCCGGGCGGCGCCGAGCGCGGACCGGGTCTCCGCGTACCGGGATGCGGGCATCCACTCGGGTGTCGTGGTCCCCCTGATCGCCCAGGACCGGCCGATCGGCACCCTCACCCTGGTGCGTGCCGGGGACTCGCCGGCCTTCGGGCGCGAGGACGTCGTCGTGGCCCGGACGCTGGCCGAGCGGGCGGCCGCCAGCCTCGCGAAGGCGGAGCGGTTCGCCCGGGAGCAGGGGATGGCGCTGGAACTGCAGCAGGCGCTGCTGTCCGAGCCCACCTTCCCGCACGGCGATCTCGAAGTGGCCTCCCGCTACCTGCCCTCCGGCACGGGTGTCCTGGTGGGCGGGGACTGGTTCGACTGCCTGGCGCTGCCCGGTGGCCGGACCCTGCTGGTGATGGGCGATGTGATGGGCCACGGGGTGGAGGCGGCGGTCGCCATGAGCCACTACCGCTCCCTCGTCCGCGCGCTGGCCGCGTCCGGGCATCCGCCGGCGGACATCCTGTGCGAGGCGGACCATGTGGTCTTCGCGGGCGGCCTGGACCGGGTCGCGACCTGCCTGCTCGTCCTGGTCGACCATGCGGCCGGGACCTGCGTCCACGCGAGCGCCGGGCACCTGCCCGCCATGGTCATCGGCCGCGGGCAGGGTCCGTTCCTGGCACCCGTCCCGGTGGGCCCGCCGCTCGGCACGGGCTACGGCCGGTACGAGGCCGCGTCCTTCGTCCTGCGGCCGGGCTGTGTCCTGATGATGTTCACCGACGGCCTGGTCGAGCGCCGGGGCGAGGACATCGACGCCTCGCTGCGACGGCTGACCGGCATTCCGCTGCTGGTGGACGGGGCCCTGAACGAGGTCATCGACACCGTGCTGGCGGCGCTGCGGGTCACCGACGCGGAGGACGACGTGACGGTCCTGGCCGCCCGCACCACCGGACGGCCAGGACCTTAG
- the sigJ gene encoding RNA polymerase sigma factor SigJ, translating into MGTSSDPHLDVIVGERGHLTNLAYRLLGSLSEAEDAVQETYARWYAMPRQKQEAVESPGAWLTTVAGRICLDLLGSARARRERYVGEWVPEPLPDRAQWIGGPAGGGAGPVDPADRVTLDESVNMAFLVVLESMTPAERVAFILHDVFRYPFAEIAEIVGRTPAACRQLATSARRRVSAAQVPTAPTAGQAPLVRNFKEAWEARDIKALVGLLAPDAAMIADGGGLVGAALRPIEGSARIAEYLIQIADRAPGLELLERSVNGRPGLVAQHTGVTVTVAAFELAGDRVTRIWAVRNPEKLRPWVEDVQG; encoded by the coding sequence ATGGGTACGTCGTCCGATCCGCACCTGGACGTGATCGTCGGAGAGCGGGGACACCTCACCAACCTCGCCTACCGGCTGCTCGGTTCGCTGTCCGAGGCCGAGGACGCGGTACAGGAGACCTACGCGCGCTGGTACGCGATGCCGAGGCAGAAGCAGGAAGCCGTCGAGTCGCCCGGCGCCTGGCTGACGACGGTCGCCGGCCGCATCTGCCTGGACCTGCTCGGCTCGGCACGGGCACGCCGCGAGCGCTACGTCGGCGAATGGGTCCCCGAGCCGCTGCCCGACCGCGCGCAGTGGATCGGCGGGCCGGCGGGCGGCGGGGCCGGGCCGGTCGACCCGGCCGACCGGGTCACCCTGGACGAGTCGGTCAACATGGCCTTCCTCGTCGTACTGGAGTCGATGACCCCGGCCGAACGCGTCGCCTTCATCCTCCACGACGTCTTCCGCTACCCCTTCGCCGAGATAGCCGAGATCGTCGGCCGGACGCCGGCGGCCTGCCGGCAGCTGGCGACGTCGGCCCGCCGACGGGTGAGCGCCGCGCAGGTCCCGACCGCCCCGACGGCCGGACAGGCCCCGCTGGTGCGGAACTTCAAGGAGGCGTGGGAGGCCCGGGACATCAAGGCCCTCGTCGGTCTGCTGGCCCCCGACGCCGCGATGATCGCCGACGGCGGCGGACTGGTCGGCGCAGCCCTGCGTCCGATCGAGGGCAGCGCGCGCATCGCCGAGTACCTGATCCAGATCGCCGACAGGGCTCCCGGACTGGAGCTCCTGGAACGCTCGGTCAACGGCCGGCCCGGCCTGGTCGCCCAGCACACCGGGGTCACCGTGACCGTGGCCGCGTTCGAGCTCGCCGGCGATCGTGTCACCCGCATCTGGGCGGTCCGCAATCCGGAGAAGCTCCGCCCCTGGGTGGAGGACGTACAGGGCTGA
- a CDS encoding M20/M25/M40 family metallo-hydrolase, which yields MSESSTGRTVSGEDEVVDLCRDLIRIDTSNYGDHSGPGERKAAEWVAEKLAEVGLEPQIFESHKGRASTVARIEGEDPSRPALLIHGHTDVVPANAADWTYDPFAGEIADGCLWGRGAVDMKDMDAMTLAVVRDRMRSGRKPPRDIVLAFLADEEAGGIYGARHLVDKHPGLFEGVTEAIGEVGGFSFTVNENLRLYLVETAQKGMHWMRLTVEGTAGHGSMTNSDNAITELCEAVGRLGRHQWPVRVTKTVRSFLDELSDALGTPLDPDNMDATLAKLGGIAKMVGATLRNSAAPTMLGAGYKVNVIPGQATAHVDGRFLPGYEDEFFADLDRILGPRVKREDVHGDKALETDFDGRLVDAMQGALKAEDPIARAVPYMLSGGTDAKSFDDLGIRCFGFAPLQLPPELDFAGMFHGVDERVPVDGLKFGVRVLDRFIDNA from the coding sequence GTGAGCGAGTCGAGCACGGGCAGGACCGTCTCCGGTGAGGACGAGGTGGTCGACCTCTGCCGGGACCTCATCCGGATCGACACCAGCAACTACGGGGACCACTCGGGCCCCGGGGAGCGCAAGGCGGCGGAATGGGTCGCCGAGAAGCTCGCCGAGGTCGGGCTGGAGCCGCAGATCTTCGAATCGCACAAGGGGCGCGCCTCGACCGTGGCGCGGATCGAGGGGGAGGACCCCTCGCGGCCGGCGCTGCTGATCCACGGGCACACCGACGTGGTTCCGGCCAACGCCGCCGACTGGACGTACGACCCCTTCGCGGGCGAGATCGCCGACGGCTGCCTGTGGGGCCGCGGCGCCGTCGACATGAAGGACATGGACGCGATGACGCTGGCCGTCGTACGCGACCGGATGCGCAGCGGCCGCAAGCCCCCGCGGGACATCGTGCTGGCCTTCCTCGCCGACGAGGAGGCGGGCGGCATCTACGGGGCCCGGCACCTCGTCGACAAGCACCCCGGCCTGTTCGAGGGCGTCACCGAGGCCATCGGCGAGGTCGGCGGCTTCTCCTTCACGGTCAACGAGAACCTGCGGCTCTACCTCGTGGAGACCGCCCAGAAGGGCATGCACTGGATGCGGCTCACGGTGGAGGGCACCGCGGGCCACGGATCCATGACCAACAGCGACAACGCCATCACGGAGCTGTGCGAGGCCGTGGGCAGGCTCGGCCGCCACCAGTGGCCGGTCCGCGTGACCAAGACGGTGCGCAGCTTCCTGGACGAGCTCTCGGACGCGCTCGGGACCCCCCTGGACCCGGACAACATGGACGCGACGCTCGCCAAGCTCGGCGGCATCGCCAAGATGGTCGGCGCGACCCTGCGCAACTCGGCCGCCCCGACGATGCTCGGCGCCGGCTACAAGGTCAACGTCATCCCCGGCCAGGCGACGGCCCACGTCGACGGCCGTTTCCTGCCGGGCTACGAGGACGAGTTCTTCGCCGACCTGGACCGGATCCTCGGCCCGCGCGTGAAGCGGGAGGACGTGCACGGCGACAAGGCGCTGGAGACGGACTTCGACGGCAGGCTGGTGGACGCCATGCAGGGCGCCCTGAAGGCCGAGGACCCGATCGCGCGGGCGGTCCCGTACATGCTCTCGGGCGGTACGGACGCCAAGTCCTTCGACGACCTCGGCATCCGCTGCTTCGGCTTCGCGCCGCTGCAGCTGCCGCCGGAGCTGGACTTCGCCGGGATGTTCCACGGTGTGGACGAGCGGGTGCCGGTCGACGGACTGAAGTTCGGCGTGCGGGTGCTCGACCGGTTCATCGACAACGCCTGA
- a CDS encoding chaplin: MIKKVVAAAAATGGLVLAGAGLAHADAGAQGAAIGSPGVLSGNVLQVPVHIPVNVCGNSVSVIGLLNPAFGNTCVNA; encoded by the coding sequence ATGATCAAGAAGGTTGTCGCCGCTGCGGCTGCCACCGGTGGCCTGGTTCTCGCGGGTGCGGGTCTGGCCCACGCCGATGCGGGTGCGCAGGGTGCGGCCATCGGCTCGCCCGGTGTCCTGTCCGGCAACGTGCTGCAGGTTCCCGTCCACATCCCCGTGAACGTCTGCGGTAACTCGGTTTCCGTGATCGGCCTGCTGAACCCGGCCTTCGGCAACACCTGCGTCAACGCCTGA
- a CDS encoding chaplin codes for MRRPAQVTRKTLITMAAAGGVLAMGGGYAHADSGASGQATNSPGLLSGNNLQAPVDAPVNVCGNTIDVVGALNPAFGNHCVNGSGHAKPPKPGKPDHPGNPGHPGDDEPCDDGGPGNPGNPGGPGNPGNPGNPGNPGGPGTPGNPGGPGTPGNPGGPGTPGNPGGPGTPGNPGGPGTPGNPGGPGTPGNPGGPGTPGNPGGPGTPGTPGAPANPGTGSVTPVTHPGGPGTGNNPGQAGGLAATGSGDVLTAGLPLAGGLLLAGTVLYRRARNAA; via the coding sequence ATGCGACGACCGGCACAGGTCACCAGGAAGACCCTGATCACCATGGCGGCCGCGGGGGGTGTCCTCGCGATGGGCGGGGGCTACGCACACGCGGACTCCGGCGCCTCGGGGCAGGCCACGAACTCTCCGGGCCTGCTGTCCGGGAACAACCTGCAGGCGCCCGTGGACGCGCCGGTGAACGTCTGCGGGAACACGATCGACGTGGTGGGAGCCCTCAACCCGGCCTTCGGGAACCACTGCGTGAACGGATCGGGCCACGCCAAGCCGCCGAAGCCCGGCAAGCCGGACCACCCCGGTAACCCCGGCCACCCGGGCGACGACGAGCCGTGCGACGACGGTGGTCCGGGTAACCCCGGCAACCCCGGCGGTCCGGGTAACCCCGGCAACCCGGGTAACCCTGGCAACCCTGGTGGTCCGGGAACCCCCGGCAACCCCGGTGGTCCGGGTACCCCGGGCAATCCCGGTGGTCCGGGTACCCCGGGCAATCCCGGCGGTCCGGGAACCCCTGGCAACCCCGGCGGCCCCGGCACTCCCGGCAACCCCGGTGGTCCGGGTACCCCGGGCAATCCCGGCGGTCCTGGCACTCCCGGCAACCCCGGTGGTCCGGGCACACCCGGTACCCCCGGTGCGCCGGCCAACCCCGGCACGGGATCCGTCACCCCGGTCACGCATCCCGGCGGTCCGGGGACCGGGAACAACCCGGGACAGGCCGGCGGTCTCGCCGCCACCGGGTCCGGTGACGTCCTCACCGCCGGGCTGCCGCTCGCGGGCGGCCTGCTGCTCGCCGGCACCGTGCTCTACCGGCGGGCCCGCAACGCCGCCTGA
- a CDS encoding DUF5703 family protein, producing the protein MPEYEFVDVYVPRGVPRKEATRLLTDHAEYGNWELDRLSLYRDGSRRVRLRRRIIRQVRATW; encoded by the coding sequence ATGCCGGAATACGAATTTGTCGACGTGTACGTGCCCCGCGGTGTTCCTCGCAAGGAGGCGACCCGCCTGTTGACCGATCATGCCGAGTACGGGAACTGGGAACTCGACCGGCTGAGCCTGTACCGGGACGGCAGCCGCCGTGTGCGACTGCGCCGCCGGATCATCCGTCAGGTCCGCGCGACCTGGTGA
- a CDS encoding ATP-dependent DNA helicase has translation MSTDRQAEPAAAEEPAAEASPADADQNRPDEARAAEPEAGPDGSGTAEPAGAGDGPVPVHGEAGDGDPGAEPPVSGRGGEGESPAGPAPEADGDTGPEAGSEVDADADADAAESAGPAAEAPAAPALSEAQAELAAQKIERERIARRKAEREAPVEAGAKLSGTAADLLAAVRAVESGEKPPAVYFDEAPAAPRRPAPAPAAPRPAAPAPVAATAPSADTVEGVRAVLARGGAPETLAAPAAAALGEDAAGQLTENPWRLLSLPAVRPAQADGFARALLGPEAGPGDERRTTVLVGWLLAQAGLKGHTALEAPVLEKALAQYGVPDPAGALEQAVGEGSVLVFHEPLGPPAGKDAEDAEDAEQPVRVLVGLEGAAMAEESLADGLARLAAGTFDDAAQWQRAAGSAPSPSAAELIRAVAGHGLVTHTGGEAARAEPAALAAAARELGLRVCVAAHAPGGGPDPVTVAGLLSGAEGPGRDADGQFALDLLVVLDAPQLDVETAAALVESVPDGARLVLSGDPAVLGSAGAGRVFADVLAARTCPQVVSRTPDPGPLGELVSGVGIGELNQVDAPGKEVVIVPVKDAGEAVHRAVQLVAESVPRAFGIPADGVQVITPGHGGSAGTRALNAALKERLNPGPGRFGGFDPGDRVVHVPSAGRALAARVVSADAEGLHLDRAGARIVVPKELVESQVRHGWAVTAHQAVGTRWPAVVVVLPGDAAQALSRDWVYTAFGRGERHLSVVHGVDQALPHAVAEVPAKPRTTRLTGLLTALATAGAQPE, from the coding sequence GTGAGTACGGACCGCCAGGCCGAGCCCGCTGCCGCCGAGGAACCGGCCGCCGAGGCCTCGCCGGCCGACGCGGACCAGAACCGACCCGACGAGGCACGGGCCGCGGAGCCGGAGGCCGGGCCGGACGGCTCCGGGACCGCCGAACCGGCCGGGGCCGGGGACGGGCCCGTCCCCGTGCACGGCGAGGCCGGTGACGGGGATCCGGGGGCGGAGCCCCCGGTTTCGGGTAGGGGCGGGGAGGGGGAGAGCCCCGCAGGGCCCGCCCCGGAGGCCGACGGCGACACCGGGCCCGAGGCTGGATCCGAAGTCGACGCCGACGCTGACGCCGACGCAGCAGAATCCGCCGGGCCGGCCGCCGAGGCCCCGGCGGCGCCCGCGCTCTCCGAGGCACAGGCCGAACTGGCCGCCCAGAAGATCGAGCGGGAGCGGATCGCGCGGCGCAAGGCCGAGCGGGAGGCGCCCGTCGAGGCCGGGGCGAAGCTGAGCGGGACGGCCGCCGACCTGCTGGCCGCCGTACGGGCCGTGGAGAGCGGGGAGAAGCCCCCCGCCGTGTACTTCGACGAGGCCCCGGCCGCGCCCCGCAGGCCGGCCCCCGCTCCCGCCGCGCCGCGCCCGGCCGCCCCGGCGCCGGTGGCCGCGACCGCGCCCTCCGCCGACACCGTCGAGGGCGTACGGGCCGTACTGGCCCGCGGTGGCGCCCCCGAGACCCTGGCCGCCCCCGCCGCGGCGGCCCTGGGCGAGGACGCCGCCGGGCAGCTCACCGAGAATCCCTGGCGGCTGCTGTCGCTCCCCGCCGTACGTCCGGCCCAGGCCGACGGCTTCGCCCGGGCCCTGCTGGGCCCCGAGGCGGGTCCCGGTGACGAGCGTCGCACCACCGTCCTGGTGGGCTGGCTGCTGGCCCAGGCCGGGCTGAAGGGGCACACCGCGCTGGAGGCCCCGGTGCTGGAGAAGGCCCTGGCCCAGTACGGCGTACCGGATCCGGCCGGGGCGCTGGAACAGGCCGTCGGCGAGGGCTCGGTGCTGGTCTTCCACGAGCCCCTGGGTCCGCCGGCCGGCAAGGACGCCGAGGATGCGGAGGACGCGGAGCAGCCCGTACGGGTGCTCGTGGGCCTGGAGGGTGCCGCCATGGCCGAGGAGAGCCTGGCCGACGGCCTGGCCCGGCTGGCCGCCGGCACCTTCGACGACGCGGCGCAGTGGCAGCGGGCCGCCGGGTCCGCTCCGAGCCCTTCCGCGGCCGAACTGATCCGCGCGGTCGCGGGCCACGGCCTGGTCACCCACACCGGCGGCGAGGCCGCCCGCGCCGAACCGGCCGCCCTGGCCGCCGCGGCCCGGGAGCTGGGCCTGCGGGTCTGCGTGGCCGCGCACGCCCCTGGCGGCGGCCCGGACCCGGTGACCGTGGCGGGGCTGCTGTCCGGCGCCGAGGGGCCCGGGCGGGACGCGGACGGGCAGTTCGCACTGGACCTGCTGGTGGTGCTGGACGCGCCGCAGCTGGACGTGGAGACCGCGGCCGCGCTGGTGGAGTCCGTCCCGGACGGGGCCCGGCTGGTGCTCTCCGGGGACCCCGCTGTGCTCGGGTCCGCCGGGGCCGGGCGGGTGTTCGCCGATGTGCTGGCGGCCCGTACCTGCCCGCAGGTGGTCTCCCGCACCCCCGACCCGGGTCCCCTCGGCGAGCTCGTCTCGGGGGTGGGCATCGGGGAGCTGAACCAGGTCGACGCCCCCGGCAAGGAGGTCGTCATCGTCCCGGTGAAGGACGCCGGGGAAGCGGTGCACCGGGCCGTTCAGCTGGTGGCGGAATCGGTGCCGCGGGCCTTCGGGATCCCGGCGGACGGCGTGCAGGTGATCACCCCGGGCCACGGCGGCTCGGCGGGCACCCGGGCGCTGAACGCCGCCCTGAAGGAGCGCCTGAACCCCGGTCCGGGCCGCTTCGGCGGCTTCGACCCCGGCGACCGGGTGGTCCACGTGCCGTCCGCCGGGCGGGCGCTGGCGGCCCGGGTGGTGTCGGCCGACGCCGAGGGCCTGCACCTGGACCGGGCGGGCGCGCGGATCGTCGTGCCGAAGGAGCTCGTCGAGTCACAGGTGCGGCACGGCTGGGCGGTGACGGCGCACCAGGCCGTGGGCACGCGCTGGCCGGCGGTGGTCGTCGTACTGCCGGGTGACGCGGCGCAGGCGCTGTCGCGGGACTGGGTCTACACGGCGTTCGGGCGGGGCGAGCGGCACCTGTCCGTGGTGCACGGGGTCGACCAGGCGCTGCCGCACGCGGTGGCCGAGGTGCCGGCGAAGCCGCGTACGACGCGCCTGACGGGCCTGCTGACGGCGCTCGCGACGGCGGGCGCGCAGCCGGAGTGA
- a CDS encoding aldo/keto reductase: MEQRHLGRTGLRVSRIGLGTLTWGRDTGEEAAAEQVKTFWEAGGTLVDTADVYGGGEAEYLLGQLVGGLVPRRDLVIATKAGSVPDPDRRFDGSRGHLLAALDASLDRLGTDYVDLWQVHAFDPATPLEETLQALDLAVSSGRARYAGLAGFCGWQLAKAATWQLAAPGVRTRIASTQMEYSLLQRGVEREVLPAALDLGIGLLPSSPLGRGVLTGKYRDGTPADSRGASESLAALVDPYLDEAAGRIVDAVVTAAQGLAVTPLQVALAWIRDRPGVVAPIVGARTSAQLGAALSVEALSLPEEICRALDDVSAPVHRYPDQDWSTL; this comes from the coding sequence ATGGAGCAGAGGCATCTCGGCCGCACCGGACTGCGCGTCTCCCGGATCGGCCTCGGCACCCTCACCTGGGGCCGCGACACCGGCGAGGAAGCCGCCGCCGAGCAGGTGAAGACGTTCTGGGAGGCGGGCGGCACGCTCGTCGACACCGCCGACGTGTACGGCGGCGGTGAGGCGGAGTACCTCCTCGGGCAGCTGGTGGGCGGGCTCGTCCCGCGCCGGGACCTGGTGATCGCGACCAAGGCGGGCAGCGTGCCGGACCCCGACCGCAGATTCGACGGCTCGCGCGGGCACCTGCTCGCCGCCCTCGACGCCTCCCTGGACCGGCTGGGCACCGACTACGTCGACCTGTGGCAGGTGCACGCCTTCGACCCCGCGACCCCGCTGGAGGAGACCCTGCAGGCGCTGGACCTGGCGGTGAGCAGCGGCCGGGCCCGGTACGCGGGGCTGGCGGGCTTCTGCGGCTGGCAGCTGGCGAAGGCGGCGACCTGGCAGCTCGCGGCCCCCGGGGTGCGGACCCGGATCGCCTCGACGCAGATGGAGTACTCCCTGCTCCAGCGGGGTGTGGAGCGGGAGGTGCTGCCGGCCGCGCTGGACCTCGGGATCGGCCTGCTGCCCTCCTCGCCGCTGGGCCGCGGGGTACTGACGGGCAAGTACCGGGACGGCACCCCGGCCGACTCCCGGGGCGCATCGGAGTCGCTGGCCGCCCTGGTGGACCCGTACCTCGACGAGGCGGCGGGGCGGATCGTGGACGCGGTGGTGACGGCGGCCCAGGGGCTGGCCGTGACCCCGCTCCAGGTGGCCCTGGCGTGGATCCGGGACCGGCCGGGGGTGGTGGCGCCGATCGTCGGTGCGCGGACGTCCGCACAGCTCGGGGCGGCACTGTCGGTGGAGGCCCTTAGTCTTCCGGAGGAGATCTGCCGGGCGCTGGACGATGTTTCGGCTCCGGTACACCGCTACCCCGATCAGGACTGGAGCACGCTGTGA
- a CDS encoding LLM class F420-dependent oxidoreductase encodes MRLGINLGYWGAGMDADNLAVAQEADRLGYDVCWAAEAYGSDAPTVLAWVAAQTERIDVGSAILQIPARQPAMTAMTAATLDSLTKGRFRLGLGVSGPQVSEGWYGVKFDKPLARTREYVEIVRKAMTRERLSYEGEHWTLPLPDGPGKSLKLTVHPEREHIPLYIAAIGPKNLEQTGEIADGALLIFPAAEHLEATALTHIRAGREKAGLTMEGFDVCPTVPLALGEDVHALADMFRPYTALYVGGMGSRKQNFYNQLAQRMGYEKEAAEIQDKYLAGDKTGAAEAVPHKLIDSTTLLGPVVRIADGMRAYAEAGVTTLTLAPAGFTLDERIAALRAGTEAMELAGLA; translated from the coding sequence ATGCGGCTCGGCATCAATCTTGGTTACTGGGGCGCGGGCATGGACGCCGACAACCTCGCCGTCGCCCAGGAGGCCGACCGCCTGGGTTACGACGTCTGCTGGGCCGCCGAGGCCTACGGCTCCGACGCCCCGACCGTGCTCGCCTGGGTCGCCGCCCAGACCGAGCGCATCGACGTGGGTTCGGCGATCCTCCAGATCCCGGCCCGCCAGCCCGCCATGACCGCCATGACCGCGGCCACCCTCGACTCGCTGACCAAGGGCCGCTTCCGGCTCGGCCTCGGCGTCTCCGGACCGCAGGTCTCCGAGGGCTGGTACGGCGTCAAGTTCGACAAGCCGCTGGCCCGCACCCGCGAGTACGTGGAGATCGTCCGCAAGGCCATGACCCGCGAGCGGCTCTCCTACGAGGGCGAGCACTGGACCCTGCCGCTGCCGGACGGCCCGGGCAAGTCCCTCAAGCTGACCGTGCACCCCGAGCGCGAGCACATCCCGCTCTACATCGCCGCCATCGGGCCGAAGAACCTGGAGCAGACCGGCGAGATCGCCGACGGCGCCCTGCTGATCTTCCCGGCCGCCGAGCACCTGGAGGCCACCGCCCTCACCCACATCCGGGCGGGCCGCGAGAAGGCCGGGCTGACCATGGAGGGCTTCGACGTCTGCCCGACGGTGCCGCTGGCCCTCGGCGAGGACGTGCACGCGCTCGCCGACATGTTCCGCCCGTACACCGCCCTCTACGTGGGCGGCATGGGCAGCCGGAAGCAGAACTTCTACAACCAGCTGGCCCAGCGCATGGGCTACGAGAAGGAAGCCGCCGAGATCCAGGACAAGTACCTGGCGGGCGACAAGACCGGCGCGGCCGAGGCCGTCCCGCACAAGCTGATCGACTCGACCACCCTGCTCGGCCCGGTCGTCCGGATCGCCGACGGGATGCGGGCCTACGCGGAGGCCGGGGTCACCACCCTCACGCTCGCCCCGGCCGGATTCACCCTGGACGAGCGGATCGCCGCCCTGCGCGCCGGTACCGAGGCGATGGAGCTGGCCGGTCTCGCCTGA
- a CDS encoding ferritin-like domain-containing protein, which yields MLSARSLFQEIVDNDDSFQLFCSIAASGETQGGWENARIAALVPDGMRHLAPKITRHGADEDKHGRIFNALLRKRGLPAVPVPPETDYTMLLERRGIGLAHEKLRREAALTEEDIVVYLAHSRVTEQRAADQMDMLVRYFGDHPEVGKAIHMISHDEDNHLAYCHEELLRLARSGHGRTIQRVLRESALAEISVYRDVSLAVMSHMGRLLHWPAPKAAALAAGIRAMYTYERFSGWHRMVNLRLPERLDALGGAPAAAGGFAYAPRERELRASPGA from the coding sequence ATGCTCTCTGCCCGCAGCCTGTTCCAGGAGATCGTCGACAACGACGACTCCTTCCAGCTGTTCTGCTCCATCGCCGCCAGCGGGGAGACCCAGGGCGGCTGGGAGAACGCCCGTATCGCGGCCCTGGTGCCGGACGGCATGCGCCACCTCGCGCCCAAGATCACCCGACACGGCGCCGACGAGGACAAGCACGGCCGGATCTTCAACGCCCTGCTCCGCAAGCGCGGCCTGCCCGCCGTCCCGGTACCCCCCGAGACCGACTACACGATGCTGCTGGAGCGCCGCGGCATCGGCCTCGCGCACGAGAAGCTGCGCCGCGAGGCGGCTCTGACCGAGGAGGACATCGTCGTCTACCTCGCGCACAGCCGCGTCACCGAACAGCGCGCCGCCGACCAGATGGACATGCTGGTCAGGTACTTCGGCGACCATCCCGAGGTGGGCAAGGCGATCCACATGATCAGCCACGACGAGGACAACCACCTCGCCTACTGCCACGAGGAACTGCTGCGCCTCGCCCGCTCCGGCCACGGCCGGACCATCCAGCGGGTGCTCCGCGAGAGCGCGCTCGCCGAGATCTCCGTCTACCGCGACGTGAGCCTCGCCGTCATGAGCCACATGGGACGGCTGCTGCACTGGCCCGCCCCGAAGGCGGCCGCGCTGGCCGCCGGCATCCGCGCGATGTACACGTACGAGCGGTTCAGCGGCTGGCACCGGATGGTGAACCTGCGGCTGCCGGAACGCCTGGACGCCCTCGGCGGCGCACCGGCCGCCGCGGGCGGGTTCGCCTACGCCCCCCGCGAGAGGGAACTCAGAGCCAGCCCCGGCGCTTGA